A genome region from Schistocerca americana isolate TAMUIC-IGC-003095 chromosome 1, iqSchAmer2.1, whole genome shotgun sequence includes the following:
- the LOC124615231 gene encoding uncharacterized protein LOC124615231: protein MIGPNSSVSTLRLARSKLRKRDDNQSPPPRHPVGVAAAAAATTTTTTTTQITAVNHLNCQSVATVSAQVTTTILPPPEACPGSTATTTVYPPQFLWQFPPPYSLYSNNQDPLVHTLPAGQPGICRGFRKNLRGRWRRLVKRKPANEVYTIPAELRDQLKQIYVY from the exons ATGATTGGACCAAACTCATCCGTTTCTACCTTGCGTCTGGCCCGCAGCAAACTGCGGAAGAGAGATGACAACCAGAGCCCTCCGCCGCGGCATCCTGTGGgcgtcgcagcagcagcagcagcgacgacgacgacgacaacgacgacgcAGATAACAGCTGTGAATCACCTCAACTGCCAATCTGTCGCTACGGTGTCTGCCCAGGTGACAACTACCATCCTGCCGCCACCCGAGGCCTGCCCTGGGAGCACAGCAACGACAACAGTCTACCCTCCGCAGTTTCTGTGGCAATTTCCACCACCCTACTCGCTGTACAGCAACAACCAG GACCCGCTCGTACACACCCTCCCTGCTGGTCAACCCGGAATCTGCAGAGGATTTAGGAAAAACCTGAGAGGCAGATGGAGACGCCTTGTGAAGAGGAAACCTGCCAATGAAGTGTACACAATACCTGCAGAACTTCGGGACCAGTTGAAACAAATTTATGTATATTAA